Within Styela clava chromosome 8, kaStyClav1.hap1.2, whole genome shotgun sequence, the genomic segment CAGTCGGTGCTTAAATCATCTTTAATTGATTTAAACGACGGATTAGCGTGGGCAAAATGAAACCATGATACGGCCTGATCTTTCGGGTTTCTCTCGACGACTACAATCTGGAAATTGAGAAAGACTGGGCTAGTTACAAAATTACTTTATTAACAAGCATAAAAATAACTCCATACCCAACGAAATACCAAAAAGTATACAAAGATATTGGTCAGATATTCGAAATGAGTTATGGTAACAAAAATCGTAACGATTATTTTCCAACTTCTAGTGTATCCATATCGAGAAGTTTATAGTCCACGGCAGGAAATGCCGTAAGCAACATATGACGTGCGGCATAAATTGAGACTAACCTTCGCATTTGCTTTTCTGATCTTTTCCAAGTTTACAAGTTCAACTGGCAAGTGGGAGCCAAACAATTTTCTCGGAAATGGCAAGTGTTCGTATAGTTCCaattttttatctaaaaataaataggaaaaataaaaacaaagtggTAATATACAAATCTTGATTTTTAAGCGAATAACAATATCAAGTTTCGTCCTATACTTACGAAGCCCGATTTCAATGTGAGTCAAAGGTGGAGGTAGAGCTTGGGATAAAGCGTAGAGTTCTTTCTCATCACCGTATAACATCTGATTTAATATTTCGATCGTCCAATGCGACCCTAAAAATggagtcaaatattttttcaaagctgtACGTCATAAGACCGGATGAATGTGAATTTTGGTATATACGTATCCAAGcaagatataaataaaactaaactgCATATTTGGAAACACTTTAATCCCACCCCCCATAGTAGGCTAATAGTTAATAAACCCCATTtaattaacatatatatatatatcacgatATATATTAATACATACATGCCTCACCTGTTCTTGGGAAAGACATGACAAAAACTGAACCTTCTTCGACTTTCATTTCTTCGTACGCTCTCTTGATCGTTTCGGCTTCAAAGAATGGGGGTAACAAGTATCCTTTATATTCAGTTGATTTGTGCTTCGAGAAATCATAATTTGGGTTTTGCCATACTTGCATTATTTCCCCAGCGAATTCACCCCAAATTGCTTTATTCTCGTCCGATAAAGATGATATCCACTTATCCATATTATTTCGAAACTATTGTAAACGGTAGCAACATCGAATGATTTAGTCCTATCCAGTAAGAGGCGTTACGGCCTAAATTAGCCCATAGCTGTGCTGTTTTTGAAATCGTTATGACTAATTTCTATATTTCTGGACGACTTATTAAGGACGACTAAGATTTTATTCTCACCCAAGTTTGAGctgaatattcaataaaattcgCCTTGCTACGAAGCCCCTAAAATTAGCATGCAAAGTTAACCAAGCAAAACGGTGGATACGAACCATTTGCAAAACATAAGAGTGAAAAATCTACAGTAAATTTTTTTCTCGATTATACACGACGCTAACATGGGCCGTAACAAATGAAATTTCCTGGCTAGTCTAGGTAGAATTGTAGACAATATCGATATCGTATTCCAAGATTTGCAAGGTCGTCACAGGCCCTAGTCAGCTTTATACATGATATGATGGTTACATGATACCCATACAAATAGCCACGCGCAATTTGTAGAACGACGTACATCCAAAATTGCACCCAATTTTTGATAATAGTCGTTACATTtggtatgaaatattttatcatgtgCGAATAGCAGGCAAATTAAATGGCTATCATATCTGGGACGGGAAGGCTcatgcgatatatatatatactacttgAGATGTAGCAAAGCATTTACTGAAATACCGGGAGGACAGTGCTGCACTGAAATAGATTGGGTTAATCGGTTGTGAAAAGCGATTTTCACAACAACAGTACACACATCTGAGTCTCATAACGTACGCCGCCGATTAAAATGATATATCGGGTCAATGGCAGAAATGAAGTTCGAATCTCACGGGTAGCTTCTTGGGAGAATGAATTTCCGGATCTGTAAGTTTCATATATACTTATACACGCCCATAAAATGTCATCAAATCCAGCGAGGAACATGCTTCAAATCAATAAGAAAAATTTCTTTCTATACTTATATAACCTCTCAGATACTTGTTCAGATATATATGCTCGTACAGAATTGAATTTTATCCCTATGGTCGGGATTTCCCcctacaaaatataaacaaaccATATAACACAACAGAGCTTTTTAACGCAACAGCAAAGTTCttctttgatatatatattttaaacccATTCCAGAATCTTGAATAATCAAAGACCAAGGTAATACGATACCAAGgaaggattcacatatttatcccgggggagaggaaagccgataagacggcttaatcatatggcgaaccacggcccctcgtccggttacctgtccaggtcgggtataggattagttagtcagttatttgtttgttttccggaagcctggacttgatggtggaggaagccgtaaccgaccagcggttacgtgaaccaccctacggcggcgaggagtccagcaatcctctcgcacgtgatcatccccgcatgggattcgaaccagcgaacccacgaagggtaatcagagatgcggtggcgagcgtattcccaacgcttagcacaatgcgccacaccgccgagccaacCAGGGGGAATGCGGTTGTGTTCACCAAATATCATTTCAACGCATCTGCGATAGAGAACTAATTTGACATGGACTGGACAGTGGTTCGTCATACGATTA encodes:
- the LOC120346498 gene encoding amine sulfotransferase-like isoform X1, with amino-acid sequence MDKWISSLSDENKAIWGEFAGEIMQVWQNPNYDFSKHKSTEYKGYLLPPFFEAETIKRAYEEMKVEEGSVFVMSFPRTGEAWSHWTIEILNQMLYGDEKELYALSQALPPPLTHIEIGLHKKLELYEHLPFPRKLFGSHLPVELVNLEKIRKANAKIVVVERNPKDQAVSWFHFAHANPSFKSIKDDLSTDWTQFLNDYVAGKHPLITKPGEWYPEHLLGWYKHKDEENVYFLHFENMRKSPAEEMKNLAVFLGIEITSDRIDEISQATLFENMKIAKEGKGDFEKKMGIMRKGHVGSWKENFTKDQSTMIDKLIQDKLGHVDIKFTYE
- the LOC120346498 gene encoding amine sulfotransferase-like isoform X2, producing MDKWISSLSDENKAIWGEFAGEIMQVWQNPNYDFSKHKSTEYKGYLLPPFFEAETIKRAYEEMKVEEGSVFVMSFPRTGSHWTIEILNQMLYGDEKELYALSQALPPPLTHIEIGLHKKLELYEHLPFPRKLFGSHLPVELVNLEKIRKANAKIVVVERNPKDQAVSWFHFAHANPSFKSIKDDLSTDWTQFLNDYVAGKHPLITKPGEWYPEHLLGWYKHKDEENVYFLHFENMRKSPAEEMKNLAVFLGIEITSDRIDEISQATLFENMKIAKEGKGDFEKKMGIMRKGHVGSWKENFTKDQSTMIDKLIQDKLGHVDIKFTYE